In Tissierellales bacterium, the DNA window TTAGAGCATCGAAATTAGCCAAGTTAAATGAGGTACCTGTGATTATTCTTGATTATAGAGACATAGATTCTGCTATGGTAGCATTAATTGAAAATCTTCAAAGAGAAGATTTAAATTTTATTGAGGAAGCTGAAGGATATAGTAATTTAATAAAAGATCATGGCTTCACCCAAAGTCAGCTGGCTGAAAAGTTAGGAAAAAGTCAATCTACTATAGCAAATAAACTTAGAATTTTGAAACTACCAGATGATGTTAAAAGAATGATCTTAGGTACTAATTTAACTGAAAGACATGCAAGAGCACTTTTAAGAATACCTGATGATAAATTAAAACGTGAAGTATTAGAAAAAATTATTCAAGACGATTTGACTGTGAAAAGAACTGAAAAGTTGGTAGAAGGTATATTAGATGATATGATGAAGGATGAAGAGAAGGAAGAAAAGAAACAAAATATAAAAGGGTTAATAAATTTAAGAATATATTTAAATACTATTAAAAATGCATATACCGAAATAAAGAAAAGTGGTTTAAATGCTACTTATGATGAACAGGATAAAGGAGATTTTGTTGAAGTTGTAGTTCGTATACCGAAAGATGGAAATAAAAAATAGATTAGTATTGAGGCTTAAGAGCCTCTTTTTTTTATGCAAATCCTATTTTATTTTTTTATATATTAAGATATAGTATATAATAGAATCAATATATTTGTTATAGGAGCTGAAAGAATGTCTTATATTGTATCAGTTTTTAATCAAAAAGGTGGAGTAGGTAAAACAACTTCAGTTATTAATTTAAGTTCGGCATTAGGAAAACTAGGGGGGAAAATTTTAATAGTTGATGGAGATCCACAAGGAAATACCACTAGTGGATTAGGAATAGAGAAGAAAAGTCTAGATATTTCTATATATGATATGCTTATTAATCAAGTAAAGCCAGATGATATAATTATAGAAACTAGTGCTGAAAATGTATTTATTATTCCAGCTAATGTAGATTTAGCTGGGGCTGAAATTGAATTAACAAATGCAGAAAATAGAGAAACTATTTTAAGACAAGCTTTATTAAGATTAGATAGTAAATTTGATTATATTTTCATTGACTGTCCTCCATCTTTAGGGTTATTAAGTATTAATGCTTTAGTTGCCTCTAAAAGTGTAATTATACCAATACAGTGTGAGTATTATGCTTTAGAAGGTGTTAGTCAGTTAGTTGATACAATCTCTTTGGTAAAAAGAAGTTTAAATCCTAATTTGGAAATAGAAGGTGTTATATTAAGTATGTTTGATGGAAGGACTAATCTTTCTATACAAGTTGTAGATGAGGTAAAAAAATATTTTAAAGGCAAGGTATATACCAGTATTATACCTAGAAATGTTAGATTAGCAGAGGCGCCAAGTTATGGATTATCAGTTATAGATTATGACTCAAAATCAAAAGGTGCAGAAGCTTATATGGATTTAGGTAAGGAATTTTTAGAGTTAAGTAGGGAGGAATTATAATGGCTACTAAAAAGAGAGGGTTAGGTAAAGGTTTATCAGCATTAATTCCTGAAGAACCTATGGAAGAAATGGTAAGTAATGAAGTAGATAAAAATGCAATAGTAAACATTGATATTTCCCTAATAAAACCTAATAAAAATCAACCAAGAAAGGAATTTGATAAACAAGCATTAGAAGAACTAAAGCATTCTATCAAAGATTATGGAGTTATTCAACCAATCATAGTTAGAAAGAAAGGCGAAGAGTATGAAATAGTGGCTGGAGAAAGAAGGTGGCATGCAACAAAAAATGCTGGTTTGGAAAAAATACCTTGCATAATAAAAGATGTAGAAGAAGTAGAGGCTACGAAATTAGCATTAATAGAAAATATTCAAAGAGAAGATTTAAATTCTATAGAAGAAGCGAAAGCCTTTGATGATTTAATGAAAAACTATGGCTATACTCAAGAAGAAGTGGCAAGAATTATAGGTAAAAGTAGATCTTATATAGCTAATACTATTCGATTATTAAACCTTGAGGATAAAGTAAGAAATTATGTAGTTGAAGGCAAATTATCTAGTGGACATGGAAGAGCTTTATTAGCTATAGAAGATGAAGAAAATCAAATTAAGGTTGCAGAAAGAATTGTAAAGAATAAGTTAAATGTAAGAGATACAGAAAAATTAGTGAAGGATTCTAATAAACCTGTTAAAAAGGAAAAAGTATATATAGAGGAAGATCCATTCCTTGTAGAAATTGAAGAAAGTTTAATGAATGTTTTAGGGACAAGGGTATCTATATCCTCTGGACGAGAAAAGGGTAAAATTGAAATTGAATATTATGGGGATGAGGATTTGGAAAGAATTTTAGAAATGCTTTTACATTAAAATGTTTCACGTGAAACATTTTAATTATATAAAAAGAAATGGGAGTGGATGATTTAATGGAAGTAAATATATATCAAGTGGATGTATTTACAGAAAGTACTTTCCAAGGGAATTCAGCAGGAGTAGTACCTTATGCAAAAGGATTGGATGAAAAGGATATGCAACGTATAGCTAATGAAATGAATTTATGTGAAACAGCATTTATTATTCCAATAGATAAAAACAAATTTGAAACTAGATTTTTTACTCCATGTTGTGAAATAGAACTTTGTGGACATGCAACTATTGGCTCATTTTATACATTAGGTAAAATGAATTATATTTCACCAATTGAAAATGGAAGAAAAAAAGTTATTCAAAAAACTAAAGTAGGAGAATTGCCAGTAGAACTATTTTATACTGATGGTAATATAGATAAAGTTTTTATGGAACAAAAAAATCCTGATTCTTTAGGTAGAATTGACAACTTAACAGAATTATTATATGCATTAAATATAAAAGAAGAAGATATTGGAATAGGGGAGAAATTTGTATACCCAGAAATTATATCTACTGGCGTGCCAGATCTTATACTTCCATTAAAAGAAAAAAAGACTTTAGATAATTTAATGGTAGATTTTAGGAAGGTATCAAAGATATCTGAAAAGTTAAAGATTACAGGAATTCATGTTTTTCATTTACCAAATGCTAATAGTGATAGAGTATATGCAAGAAATTTTGCACCTTTTGTGGGAATTAATGAGGAAGCAGCAACTGGCACTTCCAATGGAGCTTTAATGTACTTTTTGAAGAAAAATAAATTAATAAATTCAAATGAAATAAAAGCTATACAAGGAGAAGTTTTAGGAAGACCAAGTGTGCTTTACTGTGAAATTGGGGAGAAAAACAATGATTTCATAGTAAAAGTAGGAGGAAAAGCTAGAATAGTTTTAGAGGGAGTTTTATGTTGTAAACCGACTTAGGGTCGGTTTTTGTGTCCCTTTTCATCTTAAATGAATACTATATTTATAGTCATATAATTTAAGGAAGTGATAAAATGGTAGAATCATTGTTGATGGTTTTAGCAATTAGTTTAGATTCTTTTGCCATAGGTCTAGCTTATGGTACAAAAAATATAAGACTTCCTAAAAAGTCTTTATTGGCTATAAATATAGTCTGTACAACTTTCCTAGCAGTATCAATATTTTTTGGTAGCACTGTAAAAAATGTATTACATGAAAATACTGCTTCTATTATAAGCTTAATAATATTAGTAATTCTAGGCTCATATTACCTTTTAGATAGTATTTTAGAAAGCTTTTTGAAAAAAGGGAAATCTAGAGATAAAAAAATAAAGTTTGAATTTCCTAGCATACAAATAATAATAGATATAGCAATTGATGGAACAAAAGCAGATATAAATAAATCGGGAGATATTGATTTAAGTGAATCAATATATTTAGCTATAGCTTTATCTTTAGATGCCCTTGCAGTAGGATTTGGAAGTAGCTTAGGTAGCATAAATATAAAAGAAGTTTTAATCAGCTTCTTTTTTATAAATATATTAGCTATTACTTCAGGCTTTCATATAGGCAATAAAATAATTTCGAAAGCTAAAATAAATTTATCCTGGATTTCCGGTTTAATTCTCATTTTTTTAGGATTAAGTAATTTGTTTTAAAATTAGTTTGTAATATTGAAGCCATTAAAGCAATACAAATATATTAATATACTATTGAGATGGCTGGTGAAAAGATGGAAACAGGATTAACATTTTTGTTTTTTGCAATAGGGTTATGTATAATAATAAAAGGTGGGGATTTGTTTGTAGATGGTGCAGTATGGATTGCCTATAAAACTGGAATACCCTCTGCTATAGTTGGTGCAACTGTTGTAAGTATAGCTACTACGTTACCGGAACTTTTTGTATCTACTGTAGCTAGTAATGAGGGATATTCAGATATGGCTCTTGGTAATTCTATAGGCTCTACTATATGTAATATTGCTTTTGCACTAGGAATATGTGCTTTAATAAAACCAATAAAAATAAAAAGTAAATTTTTTGGTATCAAAGGCTTTATGATGATAGCTTATCTAATTATTTTTTTCTTTTTTGCACTAAATGGGGTAGTAACTCATAAAGAAGGTTTAATACTTATTTTATTATTTTTAGTATTTATAGGATTAAATATAATTGAATTAAAAGAAAATGATATTAATAAAAATAAAAAAGTAAAAAAAACCTTTAGTAAGAGAGAAAATATTATAAATATAATTAAATTTATAATAGGATCATGGTTTATAGTAATAGGGGCTCATATACTTGTAGATACTGGAGTAAAAATTGCCTATATTCTTAAAATACCTAAGCAAGTAGTTAGTTTAACTCTTTTAGCAATAGGTACTTCTTTACCTGAACTTGTAACCTCTATATCGGCAATAATGAAAGATGAGGATAGTATGTCTGTTGGAAATATTTTAGGTGCAAATATTTTAAATCTAACTATAGTCCTAGGGATTTCTTCTTTAGTATCTGACAATGGACTTATAGTTCAGCGTCAAACAGTCTTTTTAGATCTGCCTATATCATTATTAGTAATGTTACTTTTTGTTTTTAAAGGGATTTTTAAAAATGAAATAGATAGAAAATTGGGAGGCTTACTATTAGCTATATATATAATTTATTTAATAATTTTATTTTAGAAAGAAAATTTAATAGATAAAAAAGATTATTAATTTTGGATTATTGACAATTGTCGAAAAATACAGTAATATTGTATTAAATAATTTAAATAAAATATATTAAATAATAGTTATGCACCGGAATAAAAAGACAGTATTTTTAATTTAATACTGTCTTTTTATAAACTGTTATCATAATAAGGGGGATTATATGGTATTTGAATTTGACTGGGATGCAAATGAGGAAAAGGTAAAAGAACTTAGGAATAACATGAGAAAAAATAAAGATGAAAAGGGAATTTTAATGTCTACACTTCATGCAGTACAGGACTCTTTTGGGTATTTACCAATAGAAATACAAGAATTAATCTCAGAGGAATTAAATATACCTTTATCAGAGATATATGGTGTAGCCACTTTTTATTCCCAATTTTCCCTAATGCCAAAGGGAGAAAATAAAATAAGTTTATGTTTAGGTACAGCTTGTTATGTAAAAGGTGCTCAAGATATATTGGACGAGCTTATAAAAATACTTGGTATAGAAGTAGGAGAAACCACTCCAGATGGGAAATTTTCCATAGAAGATACTCGTTGTTTAGGAGCTTGTGGATTAGCACCTGTAATGGTAATTAATGATGATGTTTACGGAAAATTAAAAAAAGGTGAAGTTGAAGAGATACTAAATAAATATAGATAATTTGGAGGTGAATATATATGATAACAATTAAAGACTTAAATAAAATAAGAGAAAAAAAATTATGTCAAATTAAACTTAGAAAAGAAGATTTTTCAATAGAGAAAGGGATAAAAAAGACTCATCCAATACATGTTATGGTTTGTGGTGGAACTGGTTGCCATTCTTCAAAAGGAGATAAAATTAGAATATTATTAAAGGAAAAGGTTAAAGAGAAAGGTTTAGAGGATAAGGTTAAAGTTGTCCTTACAGGTTGTTTCGGGCTATGTGAAGCGGGTCCTAATATTGTTATATATCCGGAAGGTATATTTTATAGTCATGTAAAGTTAGAAGATGTTGATGAAATTGTAGAAAAACATTTTGTTAAAGGTGAAGTTGTAAAAAGATTATTGTTTGAAGAAGCCTACAAAGACGAGAAAGTAGTACCTGTTCAGGAAGTTAACTTTTATAAAAAGCAAAAGAGAGTTGCTTTAAGGAATTGTGGAATTATAAACCCCGAGGATATAG includes these proteins:
- a CDS encoding ParB/RepB/Spo0J family partition protein, which produces RASKLAKLNEVPVIILDYRDIDSAMVALIENLQREDLNFIEEAEGYSNLIKDHGFTQSQLAEKLGKSQSTIANKLRILKLPDDVKRMILGTNLTERHARALLRIPDDKLKREVLEKIIQDDLTVKRTEKLVEGILDDMMKDEEKEEKKQNIKGLINLRIYLNTIKNAYTEIKKSGLNATYDEQDKGDFVEVVVRIPKDGNKK
- a CDS encoding AAA family ATPase is translated as MSYIVSVFNQKGGVGKTTSVINLSSALGKLGGKILIVDGDPQGNTTSGLGIEKKSLDISIYDMLINQVKPDDIIIETSAENVFIIPANVDLAGAEIELTNAENRETILRQALLRLDSKFDYIFIDCPPSLGLLSINALVASKSVIIPIQCEYYALEGVSQLVDTISLVKRSLNPNLEIEGVILSMFDGRTNLSIQVVDEVKKYFKGKVYTSIIPRNVRLAEAPSYGLSVIDYDSKSKGAEAYMDLGKEFLELSREEL
- a CDS encoding ParB/RepB/Spo0J family partition protein — protein: MATKKRGLGKGLSALIPEEPMEEMVSNEVDKNAIVNIDISLIKPNKNQPRKEFDKQALEELKHSIKDYGVIQPIIVRKKGEEYEIVAGERRWHATKNAGLEKIPCIIKDVEEVEATKLALIENIQREDLNSIEEAKAFDDLMKNYGYTQEEVARIIGKSRSYIANTIRLLNLEDKVRNYVVEGKLSSGHGRALLAIEDEENQIKVAERIVKNKLNVRDTEKLVKDSNKPVKKEKVYIEEDPFLVEIEESLMNVLGTRVSISSGREKGKIEIEYYGDEDLERILEMLLH
- a CDS encoding PhzF family phenazine biosynthesis protein, with the protein product MEVNIYQVDVFTESTFQGNSAGVVPYAKGLDEKDMQRIANEMNLCETAFIIPIDKNKFETRFFTPCCEIELCGHATIGSFYTLGKMNYISPIENGRKKVIQKTKVGELPVELFYTDGNIDKVFMEQKNPDSLGRIDNLTELLYALNIKEEDIGIGEKFVYPEIISTGVPDLILPLKEKKTLDNLMVDFRKVSKISEKLKITGIHVFHLPNANSDRVYARNFAPFVGINEEAATGTSNGALMYFLKKNKLINSNEIKAIQGEVLGRPSVLYCEIGEKNNDFIVKVGGKARIVLEGVLCCKPT
- the ytaF gene encoding sporulation membrane protein YtaF, translating into MVESLLMVLAISLDSFAIGLAYGTKNIRLPKKSLLAINIVCTTFLAVSIFFGSTVKNVLHENTASIISLIILVILGSYYLLDSILESFLKKGKSRDKKIKFEFPSIQIIIDIAIDGTKADINKSGDIDLSESIYLAIALSLDALAVGFGSSLGSINIKEVLISFFFINILAITSGFHIGNKIISKAKINLSWISGLILIFLGLSNLF
- a CDS encoding calcium/sodium antiporter, with translation MAGEKMETGLTFLFFAIGLCIIIKGGDLFVDGAVWIAYKTGIPSAIVGATVVSIATTLPELFVSTVASNEGYSDMALGNSIGSTICNIAFALGICALIKPIKIKSKFFGIKGFMMIAYLIIFFFFALNGVVTHKEGLILILLFLVFIGLNIIELKENDINKNKKVKKTFSKRENIINIIKFIIGSWFIVIGAHILVDTGVKIAYILKIPKQVVSLTLLAIGTSLPELVTSISAIMKDEDSMSVGNILGANILNLTIVLGISSLVSDNGLIVQRQTVFLDLPISLLVMLLFVFKGIFKNEIDRKLGGLLLAIYIIYLIILF
- the nuoE gene encoding NADH-quinone oxidoreductase subunit NuoE — protein: MVFEFDWDANEEKVKELRNNMRKNKDEKGILMSTLHAVQDSFGYLPIEIQELISEELNIPLSEIYGVATFYSQFSLMPKGENKISLCLGTACYVKGAQDILDELIKILGIEVGETTPDGKFSIEDTRCLGACGLAPVMVINDDVYGKLKKGEVEEILNKYR